The Natribaculum luteum genome contains the following window.
TGCCGACGATGACCGCGAGCAGTCCGCCGCCGACACCCGTATACAGCAGGAACGACGACAGGTAGTCACGCGGCTGGAGCAGCATCCACACCGGGAGGATACTGGCCAGCGCACCGTAGACGAGGATCGTCACGACCCAGGCGCCGATATTGGTGCTCTCGAGCAGCGCCGGCACGAACGCCGGATCGCCGCTCAACAGGACGATCGTTCCCTCGGGGTACTCGCCCGGCATGATCGCGAGCGGGTACTGGATGCCGACCCAGACCGACGCGAACACGCCGGCGACGAAGATCACCGTCCCGATCGAGAACGGCAGGTTCAGCTGGTACAGCCAGAACCCGAACAGGAACGCGAGCGTGACGTAGATGAGACTCGAGGTCGCCGCCTGCGGGTACGCGTTGAACACGACGCCGATGACGAGTGCGAACACCGCCACGACGAGGATGATCAACAGGAACGCGAACCACAGCAGCATGTTCTTGCCGCGCTCACCCACGTACTCGCCGATGATGTAGCCGATCGACTTCCCCTCGTGACGAAGGCTGCTCGACAGCGAGATGAAGTCGTGGACCGCGCCGAGGATCGGATTTCCGATCGCGACCCACAGCACGGCCGGCACCCAGCCCCAGACGAGCGCGGCCGTGATCGGGCCGACGATGGGTGCGCCGCCCGCGATACTCGAGTAGTGATGCCCCAGTAGAACCGGCTTTTTCGCCGGAACGTACTCCTGACCGTCCTGGTACTTGTGCGCCGGTGTCTCACGCGAGTCGTCGAGGTCGACGAATTCGGCGAGGTACCGCCCGTACCCGACGTACGCGACGGAAAACGTCACCAGTACCAGTGCAACGATCCAGATTACTCCTGCCATAGTGTTACCCTGTCACACTTCTGGGGCGGGTCCACTATAAATGTATTCAAGAATCGTTGTGATTCGAGCGGAGTTCGACCAGTTTTTCGTATTTTTACCAACCTGAAGTGGTGAGAATCATAACAGTCGCTGGATTCTCGCCGTCGCAGTCGCCGGTCAGGATCGCGACTCGGCGACGCCGTCGGCCGGCGCGACGTCGACCTCGAGTTCGGCGGCGACCTCGTCGAGAATGGTTCCGCGAACCTCCTCGACGCGTGTCTCGATCGTCGCCACGACGGGGACGTCGAAGTCGGCGTCGATCCGCTCCAGGCGCTCGCGTTCGGTCTGGACGCGCTGGCGGAGGAATCGTGCGCCACGGCCCTCCTCGTCCGGATCGGGTTCGGGCGTAAGGCGGTTGACGACCAGTCCCGCGACGGGGAGGTCGGCTTCCGCGAGCGTCTCGACCGATCGCTCGGTCTCGCGGATCGAGAGTTCGTCGGGGTTCAACACGAGGTAAAACGAGGCGTCGTCGCGGAGCACCTCGCCGGCAAACTCGAAGCGTTCCTTGCGTTCCTGGAGGCGCGCGAGGATCGGATCGCCCTCCATCATGCGGCGGGGTTCCATATCACCGATCGCGGCCTTCTCGAAGAGGTCGATGCTTCGCTCGCGTTTGTGCATCAGCCGCTCGATCCATCGCTCGAGGAGGTCCGGCAGGGAGAGCAGGCGGAGCGTACTCCCCGTCGGCGAGGTGTCGAAGACGACCCGGTCGTACGGGTCGGCGTCGCGCATCACCTCGACGAAGCGGTCGAACAGCGCAGCCTCGTAGGCGCCCGGCGTCTGGTGGGCCATCTCGAGCTGGACGTCGACCTCGTTGACCATCGCCGGACTCAGCTGCGAACCAAGCTGGCGCTTGAGGTCCATCAGGTGATCCTGGACCTCCTGTTCCGGGTCGATCTCCATCAACGAGAGGCCGTCGTACCCCTCGACGGGACGGGGTTCGTCGTCGAACTGCTGGTCGAACACGTCTGAGGTGCTGTGGGCGGGGTCAGTCGAGACGAGCAGCGTCTCGAGACCGGCGTCGACGCACTCGAGTGCGTACGCGCTCGAGACGGTCGTCTTGCCGACACCGCCCTTGCCACCGAAGAAGACGAATCGTGCCATCAGAAGTGATACTGCTGGCCCTTGCGTTCGACGAGCGAGTCGCGGTCCCACATCCGGCGTTCCCAGGCCTCGAACTCCTCGGAGAGGTACGGCAGCAGTTCCGCCGTGTAGTACGAGACGGGGCTGGGAATGCCGAAGGCATCGGGGAAACAGGCGAGCATGAACGCGTCTTCCAGGTCTTCGGCTTCCTTCTCGATTTTCTCGTATGCAGGATGCGTGATCATCCCGTGGTAGAGCCCACGGAGCCACTCTTCGACGACGTCGCGAAACGTCGCGATCCTGTCTGCCAGCGTCATACACGTTGCTACGCAACCGGGCGGGAAAAAGCGTGTCGGCGACGTATCGGCCGGACGGTACCCGTCGCGTTCCGCTGACGACGACACTAAGTACGACAGATCGATTGGTAGAGATATGCACGACGACCGCGTTCCCGTCACCATCGTCAGCGGCGCGCTGGGAGCGGGAAAGACGACGCTTCTCAATCACTTACTCGAGAACAACGAGGGGCGTTCGATCGCAGTGCTCGTCAACGACATGGGCGAAATCAACGTCGACGCCGAGTTGCTCCAGGCGGGGACGGAACTCGATCCCACCGGCGGCGTCGCCGAACTCTCGAACGGCTGTATCTGCTGTGAGCGTCAGGACGACCTCGAGACCGAGGTCGCGCGTCTCGCGAGCGATCGCGAGTTCGACTACCTCGTCGTCGAGGCGTCGGGTATCAGCGAACCCGCGCCGATCGCCCGGCTGTTTACCACCGAGTCGCGCGCGGCGGCGCTGTACGAGGTCGACACGACGGTGACGGTCGTCGACGGCCGGGCCTTTCTCGAGACGGTCGATCCCGAGGAACCGCTCGAGCGCGAGACCGCGCCGGGTGCCGAGGACCGGCCGCTGTCGGACCTGCTGATCGAGCAGGTCGAGTTCTGCGACGTCGTCGTCCTCAACAAGTGCGACCTGCTCACCGAAAGCGAGTGCGAGCGCGTCGAGGCGCTGATCGGCGCGCTCCAGCCGACTGCGTCGATCGTTCGGACGACCCACAGCGAGGTCGACCCCGACGAGTTGCTCGAGACGGGACGGTTCGATCCGAACCAGGCACAGGACGCCGCGGGGTGGAAGCAGGCACTCGAGCACGAGCAGGATCACGGCGAGCACTGCGAGCACGACCACGATCACGACCATCGCAACCCCGAGGACGTCTACGGCGTCACCTCCGTATCCTACCGGCGCGAGCGCCCGTTCCATCCGGAACGGTTCCGGTCGTTTCTCGCCTCGGTGCCGCCGAACGTCGTCCGCGCGAAAGGACGGTTCTGGGTCGCCGGTCGCGAAGAACCGGTGCTCGTGTTGAACGTCGCCGGTCCGTCGATCCGCGTCGACGTGTCCGGGCGCTGGATCGCGAGTCTCCCCGAGCCACAGCGCGACCTCTACCGTGACAACCGGCCGACGGACCACTGGGACCCCGAGTGGGGCGACCGCGAGAGCAGACTGGTGTTCATCGGCACCGACGTCGCGGAGACGGGGTTGATCGAGGCGCTCGACGACTGCCTGTTGACCGACGCGGAGATGGACGACGACTGGTCGAGCTACGAGAACGAGTTCCCCGAACGGGACGGCGAGACGCTGGTCGTCGAGTGATACCGTCCGCTGTAGGGGTGTCATAAGCGTCTCTCACACCGACTCTGTAGGCACCCTGATTCGATCAGTACAGGTGTTACAGTGACTGATAACGATGGCTGTGAGTCTGTCCCGCCGCAACCGCGAACTATCTTGCGGTTGCGTCGGCAACCAGTCACAGCCACTATTATGAGACACGCTTGTTTCATCGAATGTTCTCCAGAATATCCTGCTGAATGTACAATTGATTCGGCATTCGCATTCACTTACCCAAGAAATTCTGCGGGTAGTCTCTCAAGATAGCTTCAGGAGTGAATCGGAAAAAACATGGCTGACGGTAATTAACCTATAGAGATATGTCGCCTCCAAAACCGTTCTTTACGTCTCCGTCGGAGGAACTCAATACGGCTCAGATCCTTGATGAAGCGCTCCCCCTTGCAAAACTTATCGGGGCCGTCGTTATAGTCGCTTTTCTTCCAATCCTGGCTCTTCAATTAATTGAATTTGTCGTAGAATTCTCCATATTGAGACTCGTATTCGTGCTCGCAGCACAATTTATCCTCGCAGTTGGCAGTGGGATTGTTTTTCTGTACATCATTATCCGTGCGAACCAACTTCTCGACGAGCTAAATTAGAACTACATATTAACACGATGGGAACACTTCTGTGACAACCGCTCTGCTGTAAGTAATACTGCCGGACAGCACGGTTCAGCCGTCGATGTCACTCGAGACGCTCTCGCCGGCGACGACAGCCGTCGAGACGCGATCGAGGACATCCTGGATGTCATCCTGATGGAATCAGGTCGCCAGGACGAGCGC
Protein-coding sequences here:
- a CDS encoding CobW family GTP-binding protein, whose protein sequence is MHDDRVPVTIVSGALGAGKTTLLNHLLENNEGRSIAVLVNDMGEINVDAELLQAGTELDPTGGVAELSNGCICCERQDDLETEVARLASDREFDYLVVEASGISEPAPIARLFTTESRAAALYEVDTTVTVVDGRAFLETVDPEEPLERETAPGAEDRPLSDLLIEQVEFCDVVVLNKCDLLTESECERVEALIGALQPTASIVRTTHSEVDPDELLETGRFDPNQAQDAAGWKQALEHEQDHGEHCEHDHDHDHRNPEDVYGVTSVSYRRERPFHPERFRSFLASVPPNVVRAKGRFWVAGREEPVLVLNVAGPSIRVDVSGRWIASLPEPQRDLYRDNRPTDHWDPEWGDRESRLVFIGTDVAETGLIEALDDCLLTDAEMDDDWSSYENEFPERDGETLVVE
- a CDS encoding ArsA family ATPase, which gives rise to MARFVFFGGKGGVGKTTVSSAYALECVDAGLETLLVSTDPAHSTSDVFDQQFDDEPRPVEGYDGLSLMEIDPEQEVQDHLMDLKRQLGSQLSPAMVNEVDVQLEMAHQTPGAYEAALFDRFVEVMRDADPYDRVVFDTSPTGSTLRLLSLPDLLERWIERLMHKRERSIDLFEKAAIGDMEPRRMMEGDPILARLQERKERFEFAGEVLRDDASFYLVLNPDELSIRETERSVETLAEADLPVAGLVVNRLTPEPDPDEEGRGARFLRQRVQTERERLERIDADFDVPVVATIETRVEEVRGTILDEVAAELEVDVAPADGVAESRS